DNA sequence from the Macrobrachium rosenbergii isolate ZJJX-2024 chromosome 55, ASM4041242v1, whole genome shotgun sequence genome:
GTGGAATATATACGGCTTCCTCTGGACCGATAATGAGATCGTAGAACTGGGCGTTCTTAAGAAGTGGCTGGTTTGGATCTTCTGGTCCCTCGACATCCACCTGTGAGGTGTTGCTCAATAGGGGATCTGGGTGCGGGTAGAGATACTCAGTCTGGTCCTCTTTGTACAATCGAACATACTTGTATCCAACaacctttaagaaaaaaaaaaaagtttatctttgAATATACAGTCAATTGTACTTTCTCAAAAATCGCATCGAAAATAGTTGTTGGTTAATATTGAAAACTAAGAGTTTTCTGTAACCAAAAATGCCTGCTTTAACCAAAAATATCAGGCACACTCAAGCGTGAATTGAATTAATTACCTTGAAAAGTTGGACCTAATCCTGTAATACTGTATCATAGTTTTGATAGAATTAAGACGTaaaacatgcaaacaaaaaattctttgtaaactAATGGACATATAAACTACAAATTTTTCTGATACACAAGGATTCATAATTCTTCCAAGACTGTTTGCCAATCTCAAACAGAAAGTGGGAATTTAGGTGTCAGAGAAAGAAACTGGTAGTGCTGATcaaatttgaaattgaaaatgttttcactCGCAGCTAGCAAGATGAAGCTACCAGGTCATCACTCCATAAACAAGAAAGAAGTCTTGCATCAAGGATCTCCCAAAAGTCGATTGTACAAGATTAGAATTCAAATGAAGAAGGATGCACAGCGTCGTTAGCTTAACTTGTCTGGCGTGGAAAATCAAGCGTTGCATTAGGAGGCATTTTAATTTGAGCAAATGACGTCACATTTCAAGGTTCTAAAAGTGATCTTCCAAACAAAAATGTATCATATGAAAGTTCAAAAAGTTAGTGTTTGTGCAAGAAAATAAGtcgaaaaattatttgttttgctcTTGATCAAACCTTTTCATCCATCCTATTATGAATTTTCTTTGCTCTGAGCATCTCaaaatcaagaattttctttacaCAGAGACCCTAAAATGAAGGCAGTTTCAAGAAGGATCACGGACAACTTCAtggattgaaaataaaatgtgtgaTGGAAACGTAGGAACAAATGAGAGGGACAGTGCTTAACGATTGGTTGGTTTATGTGACCTGTCATAACTGAAACTACGGTCGTCGACACCATAAgggaacaaaaaaatttttttttaaaagggacTCTGAGGCAGGTagaacaataaaaacacaaagcagCTTCACTTACAGTTCAAATAcgtaagaaatacaaaatacgaGTCACACATGCAAAAAATCTATAAGTAATAAGTTTTACACCTGGATGCACGACAGCCGGTAAAATCCTGAGCGAACAGGGTAGTATGGACAAAACACTGGAAGTTCTGTTaatgataaaaagttaatttatgaaataaactaCACTCTTTGATCTGAAGCTAAATCAAAgcactgtatctttttttttcagatgatagGTTTATAGAACTGAACTAGGAGTAACCATTCTTTCGTTAACAGGTTTCGTACATCTACTGCAACTACAGATCTCCCAAACACCTGGAATCTCATAagtttctttctcactctcagtATGATTTTTGCGTCGCAAATgtcagtgatatttttttttattatcgaggCACTCTTTCTTTGgagcaaaaatacattttaaggcattcttaaaaatatttcaaaagtttctgGTACAAGCTGACACATGGTCCTACTTTCAAATTTTCTCGTTTACTGGGTTACTTTCCTTACAAAGAAGACTTAGGTGGATAAAACTACAGAGTGAAAAAGTTTATCTTTCATCGCCTTCATACACAATTGTTCAGCTCATTGCCCATGTACtgtgtggcgggattttaaaacacaaaaaaacagtacacaacactcaccctggtcctcggttgctggaagatggagtaagacgtccacggtcgccaacacagcacacaaaaccacacaaaccaaaccaaaacagaaaaaaacacacgactcacgaacatacagcaacaagaacagcacaataacaaggaaaaacaacaactctgaatcagcacacaaacaaactgtttttgaCCAAAAAACGACTGactggcactagctctgactcaaaactgcctccaaaaccgaaaatcctcacatatattccacagacagacagcgccgtaaacaaactaacgacctcatccctcttccaacaaccaagcactcactACCGAcaagtacactctctctctctctctctctctctctctctctctctctctctctctcacaaaacgttgggaaatgctaaataaaaacaaatttattcatccctctatatttctcccccttttcagcatttcccaaccaacacctttcacacctctttcaaatcgccttacgcaacacccacggatgctcactagcaggtcctctagatcgcgttcacgcgggcacgcaatcattctctcagaatcattctctcttctagcaacattcaaatccacatcttctccattctctctcagattcacgctatcttcttcactattcccactctcaatttcatccacaatctcatctataccctctaactcgttcccgaatacctcccccaattcttcaactaacccatcccattcgctcattgacctttccaattcttgcaacgattcattcatgctttcaatcactcgtctatcactgctacgctctcttactcttacactttcgctcacctccaaccgttcactaacccctacacatTCAGTCatctcagttatatcaaacccgcatatgctatacgttctatccataccatcccattcatccgtattacacgctttatcactcatttccactttggcactcacacccctatcacacaacctacgaccattcagtttacttacgttcttccctttcttacgtttttttaccatactctatcaaaacaaattgctgatcctcatgcaacaacccctcacgtacatgcatcacacgcaccgcttgcatcctggaggatccacccatttgaacccccttcacactcagtttcccgaattcgctgtcacagtcaccctctttcgtctacatacacttgatacatgctcttccattccacattcaacacacttcgctctcggttctgaacacattctcgcataatgcccattcttaccacagttgccacatattacatccactcaggtacccctacaaccattagcaatatgacccacctgtccgcacctgtagcatttaacccctatctttcgtactcTCCTtacaaatgtcccggttgcccacacccgaaacacgctcccaaagcccacctacactcattctttgtatgtccttcctttccacgtctaaaacacttcgctcgacttccactcatcgaccttcccctttgtacactactatccctaacccatccaacccgttgttcccttacaaacccaccattcatcctcactggcacctccacattacttgctcttacactcctatctattacactatcggccattctcattgggcccctcaacactgcatccctaaagcttccaaactctggcactctctcatctaccccagcccttacacttacacttctgctctcttttataaccctgtcaagctcataatcttctacaatttccaaaatttctccccaagtcaacctttcattcgtccatcttttcttctccttccgcttcaagttcacaaattctctaactccatctggcactgtcccctAACAACTTccatactaactccttacattcatctatcccatcatccccagacttcttccttgccaacgtctcagcctacaagcatacagtgacaaggtttccccaactttcattcttgcctcgtcaaattcattcttcctcttatacttaacactcgctttcatacgcctccttgctcaactagtctagctttcaccttgtcatgctcaacatctcccacactcataataaccctatacatatcaagcaaaacccagtcaaatgttctcctaattctcgtgcccacactctcttactttccccatacttatcctgacaaaacctttcatactccctaaagaaatcatgcacatccctacttccatactcattatacctttcacaccaggggtacctccctcacatacatagcctttctcacttctttctcactttcactctcactttcgctactttcactctgtcctttcataccctcttccgaatacaaagagtccacttccgcacttacactcatcttactcattacactcttcttccccctctttttatccacttttatccactcccctccatccacctcactatcactactgccctcaccctctcccttctttcctgcctttcccacttccttacccttaccaatttcctttcctttccccttcttccctttttcctcccctgacttatccttactttccctctgttccttccccttgcttttcattccccttttccttaccctgcctctcattccctcgtttcttacttcctattcccatatcactttcatcactcacgcttccattcacttcttcctccttttctttctctcttgccccttcacgttccagagaacctgcctccaacagccccttctccaaaaacacccttgaacatacctttcaccatttcttccacacctttcatcattccctccaactttttatccaccctctcttccattctctcttctgactctttcatctcccctttcatttcttctttcgcacttcttagcattccccccatctcctccaactgactcctcaatctctcattctcacccctcaaccacgtattctcctctctcaacctcaccagttcctcttccatcctcctcttcagtcacactaccagccaccaatctcaattgcagctgcaataccagctgccccacgttgggcgccaaatattatgtggtgggattttaaaacacaaaaaaacagtacacaacactcaccctggtcctcggttgctggaagatggagtaaggcgtccacggtcgccaacacagcacacaaaaccacacaaaccaaaccaaaacagaaaaacacacgactcacgaacatacagcaacaagaacagcacaataacaaggaaaaacaacaactctgaatcagcacacaaacaaactgtttttgaccaaaaaaacgactgactggcactagctctgactcaaaactgcctccaaaaccgaaaaatcctcacatatattccacagacagacagcgccgtaaacaaactaacgacctcatccctcttccaacaaccgaagcactcactaccgacaattacactctctctctctctctctctctctctctctctctctctctctctctctctctctctctctcacaaaacgttgggaaatgctaaataaaaacaaatttattcatccctctataactgTAATTTCCATCCCTGATAAACTGTAGTAAAACTGGACTCATCTATATGAAATGTTCCTACGTTAACATTTATGTCATAGGATTTCTCtaagatttgttttatttgtgaaGATTCTCACTCCCTTCAAATAATTTGGACAAAGCATTTTTGGGAAACCTACTTTTTAAAGTAGCCCTGAAGGCAAGCAGATATAACAGCGAATGAAGAAAGGTGGTGAGATCACAAAAAGTTTAGTCCTCTAAATCTTACTTAACTTGCCTGAACAAGGATGTTGTGGTCAGGATCATGATGCAGAGGACTGACTGTCCCTTTAGGCCCTATCCAGGCATTTAGTCTTGGCGGATGCTCTCCCAAGTGACAGTAGTCAGGAATTAACAGATCCTCTTGCAGTTCAGGCACTTGATCTAGCAAATGATGTTGGGCAAGATAACCGGTTGGAGCCCCAGGTACACGCTTAGTTATATAGGTTGTAAGATATTCATCCAGAGTCATGAGAGCTTGTGACCAGGACTCATCAGTGTACCTGGCACCTATTTCAACCGGTACTGTTCTTCCTCCGGCCACTTCCCTCAAGTAGCCAATATTCCAAAGTTCGTTGGCAGGCCAGTGATCCACAATGCCTAGGAGCTTAACAGGTTTGCCAGCATTCATGTATTTCAATAAGAACTGATCAAGTGCTGGTTGATGCACTGAAGGGAGAGGTTTCACCACGGTTGCAGAATCTTCCTGCTGGACAGGCAGAGATTCAGATCGGGTGTCTCCGTAATCACATGTTTCcgttgcattattttttcttggctTTCTTGCGTGTGAATTGAAAGCTGAAGCTATGCAATGGAGTGGATTGTCATCAATTGGAGCACCCATCAATAGGCCTCTATCACATACTTGTACAATCTCAGATGCTGATTTATAGAAATCCTGGAGGCCGGCTGGCTTGTTCTCTATTGTTTGAATGTCCCTCAGTATTTTGAGAAGGCAGATTCCTACTAATCCAATACTGCCCCAAGTGAAAACCAGACGCCACGTTAGTGGAACATCTTTCCAGTtacctgaaaagataaaaaaaaagcataagagTTATGTTAAAGCCTAAAAAAAGCATAAGAGTTATGTTAAAGCCTTTATGCAATTTCATGTTACCTGGAAAACTTTCGTTTAAACTAAAAATGTCTGCCTCCTGTTTTTAAGCTAGTACAGTTATAGATTTTCACATAAAACCCAATCAAATTGCAGATATGTATAATACTGACATTGCCGTTATTTACTTTTGACCCATTCGCCTATCTCATTGACAACTAAAGAAAAGTTACGGTATTCTGTTATTCTTGCCATGTGGTAACCAATGCCTGTACGAGTCAGTTATTGTTTTACCGTCCTCGCTTAAGTTTGTTCACCAAGATGACAAATAATATCATGAATAGTAACGTTTTGACACTTGCCATGTAAATAAGATTATTGAAGCTCTTCTCTTTGTCGtacaaattttgtttgtttaagtcTTACTAtcacatggttttttttttctaaagtaggGTAAACGGGATTTCGAAAACTACCGTTTTTGTTGGCCTTCAAACTCATGACCCATTAGCTCTCCAGCCTTATGGCTTGTTGGCTTTCGAAGTCTGTTTACTTAAAACTATTACCATCTGATTAAAGCAAATTTTCCAATTGCATGAATATAGAACAGCACTGATATCGGAAATACTGTAAGTAATTAGACCACAATTGGCTTACCTAATTACAATCTGATTACGCTAAGCTTATATTAGCCTTCATGGAATTCAATACAGCCAATAACTAGATTTTCAGTCACGTGTTAATAACTAAACAGAAAGAAacggaagaaaagagaaacaatttgTTGCAGACTGggagaaaattatatgaaaattctaGTTAGAACTTCtgagttttctttttcctaattttaaaatTGGCAGAGAGAATTTAGGTGTAACATAACTGAGAACGAGTCAAGGACTGTTGTAAGGGACACGCTACAACCTTCAGATATTTATTCTTTTGAGAATTATGGTCGACAGTAGCGTATTCAGGCTAATTTCTCAATTCCTGTATCCTCAAACATTCTCACTATTTCCGGTAAGATTACAGAACTGCCAATACCATGATTAAAGATCAATTAACATACTAAACCTCGCTTTCCTTTTCCCATATCATTCTCCCTTCTtcatgttacctctctctctctctctctctctctctctctctctctctctcacacacacacaggtaatcCATAAATTGACTCAGTGTTACATCACAAACTGATTTCCTGACTGATAAGATAATTTCAATACAAGTTAAGTATTGGACAGAACTGTTGAGAGTGACGGCAGTGTGGTCATAATCAGTGAACATACTGAGACTCGGAAATCCAATGAGCCGTGTGTTGATTCATTAAGTTTCTATTATAAAGCTgttaataaaaacagaatgacTACAACATTATCTTATCATACTCTTCATTTCtagcgtttggatcttacggctttgtagtgacaagcatatccaaaaaagcgcgaagaattcgagaagttaagagggcattgtattacaattattacaattacatatatatatatatatatatatatatatatatatatatatatatatatatatatatatatatatatatgtgtgtgtgtgtgtgtgtgtgtgtgtattttggaagtttattttttaatgaattcaacCAAAACCACTTTTGCTAAAAATCCCTAAAAATTTACATTCCTAAATATTTGTAGCATTAGTCCTATCCTTGATTAATCAACCTTCTTGCTGAATTAAGCTTACCTCTAACAAATAATTGTCTTTCATGATCTCTTTCCTGGCAATAAtaaatctagttttatttttcttgtcaattTTAACCTTTGCCGTAAGTTCAACATTAATCCAATAgcagaaaagctttttttttttttttttttttttttagaaaagatcCGAGTTGTGTCATCTAAGCcaagaatttactagtgaacgcAACAGTTTTCAATTATATCGCAGATAAATAGCCTTGTGGATGTTGAGACTCAAGTCAGTGCAGCAAAGATGTCGAGACAAGCACTCTGActaaaaaaagtaacataaaacgTTTCCAACGCTGTCTCATGGCACTACTGAACTGCTTAATTACAGAACTGAAGGCTGTCTCAGTAACCGAATTGTCGTTTTCGGTATGAACGGAATGCGAATAATGCCAGAGTTATGTATCACATCGAAAGCTTGTGACTCAACTGAAATGCTGATAATAAAAATGTCGGAGGTTTCAGTGACCAAAAGCCACGGTCATTTTTAGTCAGTCACCAAAAAggtaaatgatgataaataaataaataataatgaccaaAAAGGCAAAAGAGCTCGGTATCAAGGAGCCAACTTGcgtaatatttttatcagttttgctgTCAGAAAATTCAGGTCAGTTTCCTTAATTAATTGCTGATTAACTGAAATATCTGACTCATTTCTTGCTGTACTTGAAAAAGATCTAATCTTTATGATCTGCaaaatttaactttctttttcatttaccgGTAACACTTCTAATTCAATGATTTAGTGATAATTGCTTTATAGTTTtagaaatttttcaaataaagttaTGATTTTACGGTAAAAAGgtcaaaaaagaaaatcaaatctaAAATCGTATTGGACCATTTGAAGGATAATTGTTTACAGGCCAGTTAAGCAGCTGTTGAATTCTTACATCTAcagtttgaaatagaaaaaaaaagctgaataaatttcactAATAAAAATGAGCAGTTGTCTTCAAGAACTTACCAGTGTTAAGTTTCTGCCATGCATAGTCTAAGAGTGCTTGAGCTTTAACGAAGCTTTTCTTGAGGGAGTCTTCACTTTCTGGGGTGGAACGAGGCCCACGGAGAATTTCAGACAACGTATGACAAACCCATTCTCCAGTAACATCTCTTTCGATATTTCTGGGCAACGCAGATTTTTCACCAAGAATTTTGAGTTGGACAGCCATACTTTTCTGCCCCTTTCGAATCTCATCTTTGATATTCTTGTCTATACCTTGATCGTCGATGGTTGTATCATGATGATCCTGTTCAAGAGGtcttgaaatgttttgtttatcacctggGTTTCCTACACCGGTATCGCCTTGGCATTCTTTCCATCGTTTGTTGGATTCCCTTCTCGGCTCATGGTAATCATCTGAGCTTCTTTTAGAACTTTCTCTATCAGTGCTGGGGATACTTTCTGCCCTGTCATCCTGAGGATCCTCTATTTCGTTCAGCTCACTCATTATTCTATCTTGAAGGACATCCAAGGCCGTTCTTATATCTgtttcttccattcttcctcctcAGTTTCTTATTAAATGAAGTTGTCTGTTATGACGtctatttcattttgttcttcGGCGACTTATCTACCCTCTTAGCTCTCTCGCCTCTCACAGGatggaaaactggaagaaaaaaagaggggcCTATATACTGAACTTTGCCAAAAAGTGCAGtgactaattttagtttaatttttatgagACTTTAAAAATCTTACACTGAActccacagcaaaaaaaaaaaaaaaaaaaaaggggggtgttGTAAATGTTAAcgttgggttctctctctctctctctctctctctctctctctctctctctctctctctctctctctccccccaactctctctcccccccactgACTACGCGTGTTACCTTAAAAGAATGAtctgaaaccattttttttttaaaaccagtGTTTAGCTAACATGATGGTTATTAATGAACCTAGCACAAATACTGTGATAAATTATTCCATCGGATGTGCGATCCTAACCAAGATTAGAGAGGCAATTCGTTCCAGCAATCCTTTTGTGTCTGCTGTTGACTGGTTTCCTTGTTTTACTTCATTGCCTCACTGATTCTTATCATGAGTATGTGTCTTTGCCTCGTAATACCATCTCCAAGCACGCGAAGGCTATGAAATACAACATGGCATTCAGATGTTTCGTTAtgttttttccatgaaaaaagtcGCACTTTTTAATGTTGTaagataagaataaattaatgtaCCCTCTTAACTGCTTTTGTTAGACCTATAATTTTCATGCGAGGGCTCCATATTTACTTTCTGCTAACTAGACTTCAATATAATCAAGACTTAATAAGAATTTTGTTTGGAAAACAAGGATGAAAGGTAAGTGGGCGAGGAGGCCGGATTTGACAGAGGGGCTTGGATACACTGACAGGGGAATGGTTTCCTTTCTTGGCCTTTAAACTGTGAATGAGATATTGTAAGTGTTAAACTTCCTTTGAACCAGCCACTCTAATAATTGTTTTCCCAGCTTTCATCAGTCTCTGGTAGATGTCTGTATGTACAACTGGTGCGCTATTTACATAGTTCGTCGGTTCTGGCTGTCATTTTTGCAAAATCCAGACAGCAGCTCCTAGAACAATAATGCACCAGACAGTGCCCACTCTCAAACGTGACAGGACCCGGTTGTACAGTACCAAAGCACCTAAGAACCCTGCCTGATTCTCACACACCTGCCGCCACTGTTTTGCGCACTATTGTATCCTTAATACATTGCTCTATGCACATAACTGGCAACTGAAagattttcttcgtttttcttttattactgcaGAAAATATGATCTATTCTGTCTACAagtgctgttatttttattattagggtAAAATATACGATTTCGTCAAAACAGTAAgaaacttcaatttttttatctgaagtaaaaataaatcctgTAATAAACAGGCTGATTCTGAATGCACGTttcaacataagaaaaaaaatcaacgggATGAGTAAGCTATTGTTGCACTGACAGTTCTGACGCTCGCCAATCAAAGTAGATCAAACGAGAcaggtaaataaattattcatggtgtttttcttttcaatacatatataaataatgacgaCTTATAAAACAAGTAGATTTCTAATTAACTTACAAGGTTTCATTGTGAAACGTCAGTTTATGCTGAGTGTAACTGGGTcggtaaaataaattatcattaacttACAAAGCTTCAAACAAAAACGAGTCTAACTATACCTACCAGTTAACTTCAAATTCACCTTCTGCATTGGCACGCTACTCataaccaaacatttttttttaagaaaatatgcaGGTGTATCAAACATATATCCAGTTCAATTGTGTGAATACTGTGGTGATAAAATGACATACTGTAATTTAGTACTTGAAATTTACTTTCCATAggcaaatattgtttttttctcttcaaaactaaaaatcaaaccaAGCACGCAATTAGTTGAAAGGTGAATCTATAGGGAACTGAATCTATTGTGTTCTGAATTTGTTAACCACAATTTGTATGATGACTCTGATAATCATTTTAGCGGATGAAGAGACCACTCTGACGGAAGCAATTGCCCTTTCCTGGTGAGTTGGTCTGCGATAACGTTGTGGTAAAAGAAAGGTGTTCCTGGATTCTGCCCAAAGGAAAAGGTTCTCTGCCAGCCTGAACAAATCTCTTGATTTCGTGTCCCCTTGCCTTCTTATGTAAGACAGCGAAGTTAAACTGTCTGAGCAGACTGCGGCCATCTTGTTTCTGACAAGATGTTCTACTTGCAAAGGCTTTTCCAAATTGCCAGAAGCTCTAGATTGTAgatattcattttgctttcttcTAATGTCCAACTCCCTGACATTTCGAT
Encoded proteins:
- the LOC136835356 gene encoding lysine-specific demethylase 8-like isoform X1, encoding MEETDIRTALDVLQDRIMSELNEIEDPQDDRAESIPSTDRESSKRSSDDYHEPRRESNKRWKECQGDTGVGNPGDKQNISRPLEQDHHDTTIDDQGIDKNIKDEIRKGQKSMAVQLKILGEKSALPRNIERDVTGEWVCHTLSEILRGPRSTPESEDSLKKSFVKAQALLDYAWQKLNTGNWKDVPLTWRLVFTWGSIGLVGICLLKILRDIQTIENKPAGLQDFYKSASEIVQVCDRGLLMGAPIDDNPLHCIASAFNSHARKPRKNNATETCDYGDTRSESLPVQQEDSATVVKPLPSVHQPALDQFLLKYMNAGKPVKLLGIVDHWPANELWNIGYLREVAGGRTVPVEIGARYTDESWSQALMTLDEYLTTYITKRVPGAPTGYLAQHHLLDQVPELQEDLLIPDYCHLGEHPPRLNAWIGPKGTVSPLHHDPDHNILVQVVGYKYVRLYKEDQTEYLYPHPDPLLSNTSQVDVEGPEDPNQPLLKNAQFYDLIIGPEEAVYIPPRCWHYVRSLSTSFSVSFWWV
- the LOC136835356 gene encoding lysine-specific demethylase 8-like isoform X2; this encodes MEETDIRTALDVLQDRIMSELNEIEDPQDDRAESIPSTDRESSKRSSDDYHEPRRESNKRWKECQGDTGVGNPGDKQNISRPLEQDHHDTTIDDQGIDKNIKDEIRKGQKSMAVQLKILGEKSALPRNIERDVTGEWVCHTLSEILRGPRSTPESEDSLKKSFVKAQALLDYAWQKLNTGNWKDVPLTWRLVFTWGSIGLVGICLLKILRDIQTIENKPAGLQDFYKSASEIVQVCDRGLLMGAPIDDNPLHCIASAFNSHARKPRKNNATETCDYGDTRSESLPVQQEDSATVVKPLPSVHQPALDQFLLKYMNAGKPVKLLGIVDHWPANELWNIGYLREVAGGRTVPVEIGARYTDESWSQALMTLDEYLTTYITKRVPGAPTGYLAQHHLLDQVPELQEDLLIPDYCHLGEHPPRLNAWIGPKGTVSPLHHDPDHNILVQVVGYKYVRLYKEDQTEYLYPHPDPLLSNTSQVDVEGPEDPNQPLLKNAQFYDLIIGPEEAVYIPPRCWHYVRSLSTSFSVSF
- the LOC136835356 gene encoding lysine-specific demethylase 8-like isoform X3; the protein is MEETDIRTALDVLQDRIMSELNEIEDPQDDRAESIPSTDRESSKRSSDDYHEPRRESNKRWKECQGDTGVGNPGDKQNISRPLEQDHHDTTIDDQGIDKNIKDEIRKGQKSMAVQLKILGEKSALPRNIERDVTGEWVCHTLSEILRGPRSTPESEDSLKKSFVKAQALLDYAWQKLNTGNWKDVPLTWRLVFTWGSIGLVGICLLKILRDIQTIENKPAGLQDFYKSASEIVQVCDRGLLMGAPIDDNPLHCIASAFNSHARKPRKNNATETCDYGDTRSESLPVQQEDSATVVKPLPSVHQPALDQFLLKYMNAGKPVKLLGIVDHWPANELWNIGYLREVAGGRTVPVEIGARYTDESWSQALMTLDEYLTTYITKRVPGAPTGYLAQHHLLDQVPELQEDLLIPDYCHLGEHPPRLNAWIGPKGTVSPLHHDPDHNILVQAS